ATCAAAGGACAAATGGCGAGCGAGCaataaaaaccgaaacaaTGGGGGAAAACGCtcataataattatatatcaCACTTGGCAAGCAATTTAACGATTTCCTTACTATTTTCCAACCGGAAGACGTAGCTAAACAATGGGAATGGcttttaatcaaaatagatgagtgcattttaattgcctaAGTTGAATTCGTTCAGCACAGGAAATACTCGAAATTGTCCCAAAACTCATATCATCCCAGCAGGAAGAAACCAAAAGAAGAACGTTATGCTGCATTAaactaacatatttttactaGAAAAGAAGTTGCTTAACATTAAAGATTCCAAGTATATTTCAATCTGCATTCAAAGTTCAGAATTCTCATTGCCAAGCCGCAACGTGCGCGGTTCAAAGTTCAAAGTTCGCGTCAAGTAACGCgtataaattataaatcacTCAGCAAGTATGCAGCACGGACTATCTTTACCGTTAACTGCTATCCACACCTCGCACGTGCGAAACTCCCATGCACCTAGCACTTCGCACTCTGCACCACGtggcaaaaagcgaaaaatcaTGTTTTctgcatttgaatttatttgacattttaatgagCGCATAATGGCAGCGGAGCAGTCGCCAAAACAGCGACGCGACTTGGTTGCTGATAATGGCCCGGTTGCAACACCCGCAACTGCCATCGTCGCTCTGCCACGCCATTCCCCATGCAGATGCgcatccacattcacatccgAGTCCATGTCCACCACCATCTGCAGCTTCTCCATCCTCATGTCACTGCCTCCAATCTCTCTAACTGGGTCACTCACTTTTGCCGGCTGCACTTGAATCTTTTAGGCCATTGGGGTGGCACTTGTGCATGTTAGACacaaaaatctaaattatttaAGTGCCCACCCCCCGCTCGGGCACACTCATGCATACATATGCGGAAAGTGAGTAGATGGGGGCGGAatggccacacacacacacagatgcagCGATTCACAGTGGTTCACATGTTAGTAATATTCATTTTGAAGCATTTTATTTGCTCAAATAGTATGTGTAGttaaactaaacataataagTCCAAAATTATGAATACGTTTTATATTCCTATTATAAAGATCAAAGTAAACAGAAAAGGTGTTGAATGAATATTGAAAGTTTGGCTTGGCACTTTttaatattacgtatacgccaagATGTACGAACTTCATTATGAGTTATCTTTCTTATGTCAACTTATTATACTTAAATACttcaaaattaatataatatttgcccattaaaaatactaaaaaaatgCTATGcatataacaaataatttaatcaatttaaacTCAAAACCCGACTGCGATACAAATCAAATGCAGTCAGAGTTTCTCTTAAACAATGCTCACTGTAAAAAATATGCGGCAAAAGAACTCACTGCTTTTATGGAAAAGTAGTCTAAACACGGAAAAAAAGctagcaaaaaataaaactagatACGAAATGCCAAAGTGAGTGCAGCActttttgcagctgcagccCGCGATTCTTTCATCTTCCctcgctgctgttgttgttgttgttgttgctgttgctgctgttgcacacAGATACACTTTCAGTTTTGGCATCATTTAGATACTCGTGGAGCAACtgatgcaaatttaatttggacACCTCGAAAAAAAATGCGGCGCATGAGGCGAGTGCCTCAAAAGCGGGCAAAAAGAGGTGCGCAGATGGGCATGGGGTGAGTATCTGGTGGCATAACTTGCacttgagtgtgtgtgtgaactgCAACTAATGATGTTGCAGGCACTCGCATGCGGCTTTTTGATTTAACGATCGCAGTTCACTTTTTgtagtttctttttttttcttttttgagtTTTGAGTTTTGTTATACGGTCCCAAAAATGTTCAGCTTCTGTGAAGCTTAATGGTCCGCTTTGGTTGGTTTAACCGATTGCTGCGGTTGATGGCCGTCATCCTACGGTTTTTTCCACCCTTCCGTCATAAACTTCATGCTTTGTTTCCGCCGCGGTACACTTTTATTCGCTTTAACTGCTGCGAAAATATCAACGGCaggcaaaaaaatatatatatttcaccCTCTAAGAGGGGTCATAAAAGCCAAATCAAGCCTTCAGtcaactaaaaataaaaggcgCTGTTTGTCGCTGAAATCGATCTTCGGCAGACGGAAAATCGGCTTTTCTTTTGGGTGCTTAGTTTAATTTGGCACCCTTGTCAGCATAATGATTTCATTTTACGGCTTTAGTGCGAATGTATAAGCCGATTTAATGATGACAGGATTTTCGAAATAGCAGATACAATATGAACAAAGTTGCAGAAGACAGGTAAAATAAGTGTCCATGAACTTTTATTCCGGTTAATATAAAAGCTAAATTTTTCTGTAATTATAAATATCTGATTGTTCAGGAATTCAGTAGCTAGATTGCTTAACATTTTcatataataacaaaaaagttACTGCTAATCCCTCGAATCCGCtgttaaattttaaagatGCGAAGAATGTTCTAGCCCAACTTAAAGCAAAACTTAGAATCTTTAGCTGCCAACTTTGACCCCGAATAAATCCGAGAAAAATCCTTACAACGATGCAACTACAGCTTCTTAAAATCACTTGGCTCGGAACACTTTAAGGACATTTTCCTCGAGGGAGTTGGTAAAAACAGAAAAGggcttttgaaaaattcaaTAAGCAGCCGGTGCCATCAATGTCCTCAAGGATATTTTCTAGTTGACTGTCGGTCCTGGCGACTGGGTGTGTGGGGaacatttattaaaatcgCTGTTCACCATTTTTATTTAGCATATCAAAAGAAGTCCGTTGACTGTTGCCTAACATTCTTGTGCGGAAACATGTCCCAAAGGTTTACGGGTCTCTtccttttttcttcttcttctctcggcgtttatatttgtttaagcGGAGTATCATTTCGCCACTGGCTAGACAAACCTATTCGTGGCTTAGGCCCATTGAAGTTGGCTGTGGCCAGAGCAAACGAGCCTGCGGCTAGGGAATCTCAACAAAATGGATTCACCCAAGATGGCCCATGATTACGAGGCCTGTTTGGACTGCAACATATCGTACTCGTACTCATACAACACATGCTAGCGCGAATTTCAGTCCGTGCAGCGTGTTGAAGTTGAAAGTGCAGCATCGCCAAAGGCTGTTGGCGAATGTCTCGCTCGCATGAAATTCTATGTGGCAGGAAGATTAATGTGTCCAGTTTCCACAGACAGCTGCTGCAAAGGCGTCGAACGGGCATAATGGTCCATGGAGGCGAAGTGGAGCACTTCATCCGCTGGCCATTGGCTATTAATTGCCAAGAGTTACGGGTTCTCTTAAAAATTTGAGTTGGTGCtctttgaaaattaaaaaacaaaaatactaaCACTCCTCAAAgtataaaaatcaatattaatcaaaggaaattggaaaatatttcaaagaagTGCAGTATTGATAATCCTTTATTTAACTATCTACTTAAATAGACTTTTTAATAGTTATTAAAGCCTTGATATTGCTGAACTATATTATATGTTCGAAATGCCCTGAAATTAGTCCTTGATTCGGAACACACATTGAAGAGAATTCCAGCACTTGTAATCCGTTAAATAACTATTGCTTCTAAGTTAACTTTCCCAATCGCAGTCCATGATTAGACTTTGGAAATCCCTCTGCCAGAGCAATTGCTTTGAGCCCTTATCCTTGCTCTCGCAACTTTGTCACAAATTCGAGGCCGGCAaagtttcaatttaatttcattagcaATGCAAAggggaaaaagaaaagatgTTTCTGCTGCCTAAGCCAAAAGTggaaatttgataaaaatCGTTCTGCCATCGCCGGAATATCGAGATTGAACTGCTCTCAGCCATTGCAACTAAGTCTCACACAGCTTTTTGGACACATTTCTAAGCTCAAACATTGGcacacataaatatttacgacTATTAGTTTTTACTCGAAGATCAAAACTTTTTCGATTTACTCGCAAGTCACTGGGACTTGGCAAAATTTGCATATCGAATAGCGAACAGGCAACAGCAAAATGTCGGAGAAGAggcgccaaaaaaaaacaattaaaataaattttacataAGTCTTGGCACATTGCTATTACTTTGCGTAaatgttttcaatattttatgcTAAATCTTTGCGAAAACAATTTTGCTGCACGACTGGagtttttttgggggggggaaaaattcaaattgcaaattaaaagGCAGAAGAGAGCACATGAAGCATGAAGCTACGACTTGAAGCCTTGTAAATCACAAAATCCAAAGAAAAAGATACATCCACTAGATACACCATCGTCAGCACGAAAAGGTCCCTAAACCCGAATATGTCATGTTCTGTGTATGTAGGCCAGTCCCTTCGcctgaatatttattatttatgtagcTCAACTAAACGTTTTGCCGCAGGAATTATGGCATAATATGTCAAAAGGCAGGCAACACGGCCCCACGCCTTAAATAACAAAGAATGACGACCTCCTTGGGGACTCACCCCAACTCCAATTTGTGAATACTCTTTTTCGGAAAACCAAGGGTTTTCCTAAGCTTCTAATTGGTGACCCGAAACCGAAAGCAAGCCATGAAAAGTtcgaaaaagtaaaaagtcTCACATTACGAGCTACCAGCATTCGGCCAAAAACAGATCCaatgctaaataaatattaagtcGACCCACTCGCAGGGGCAATCACTTCGCGTCTAAGCCGCCTGGcagtctaaaaaaaaaaaaactctatAAATTTTAAAGCCGCTATTAGCTGAGACTTAGTAGCCTTAATAGCAGCAACAATTCATAAATGCCAACGGAGGCCGTGGAAAGTAGATTTTTTTGTTGTCCGCCCTGAATTGAAATGTGTTAAACGAGCCGCAGCAAAACATTCAGTTGGCTGGCTGTCCAGTGGCTTCGATATAAGCTCCTTAACTTGTGCAAGCGGAAAACCAACCTTTAATCATACGATTTTGAGCCATCATTTAAGGTGCACAAAAAGTTTGCATCTAtaatgtgtatgtgtgtatttgGATAGAACTTTTCTAGGCGATGGAAAAGTTTTAGTTCCCCGCAAAAGTTGTAAAAGAGCGTAGAAGTCGGCAAAACTTCCCGGCCATTTAAATCATCGCCTGCCAGGAGCAGAACAGACGCACAATTGAAAATCGTCGGCGCACCTGTACAGCCATggaaaaaggcaaataaaatgaatttacatcTCGATACTCGCATTTGTGTTGGGAAATAAATGGCGAAAAGAGATGGTTCTCCAGGCACTTTTATTCGACTTGAGGTTCCAAGTACTTCCGCTAAAGCCTTTTGTTCCCGCTGGTCCTTAAGGTGTGCAAATAGAAATCGAAAAGATGGAGTTTAAGCTTATAATATTATACTATTTAAATATCGCAAAGTTATCACACAGATAAGATACACACACAAGCAGAGCGTATGAATTAACATTAAATTATGATAAGAACCAAATGAAAATAGCTGCTGGTTACGAAAATGCAAGCACCTGGGAAAACATTGAAAGTAACAACTTTATCAAATTCAAATGAGAAAATACCTAAATTAAAcagaataatatatttcaagCTCAGGGATGCAATACGTGCCATAATTACGATTTAATAATTAACGCACTATTAGTAAGCATTAAAGTTCAAatagaacatttaaattagaaaGCAGTAAATCGCTTTAGAGCTTTTACAAAGAGATTTCATCGAagttttttttagttatagctaaataattaaatgtattcGATATTTGCACTCTTTTCTATACAATATTTCCACTTTTTCCTATTTATTCTAGCCTGGCTCCCATCTCTAAATTGCAATATATCGCCAATATATTTTGGAGTATTGGCATAGGCGCAGAATAATGGCTGGCAATTTGTAGAGCCTACTTTTAGGCACTGCCAGACAATGAAATATTCCTTGGCAaatacacacacgcatacgcacacgcacacacacgtgGCACACGTTTGTGTTGGTTTGGTCCCCTAAGCACCATCATCAGTTGCAAGTGTGAACAATAAATTGTCATCAGCTCGGCTCGACTCGACTTTGCTTTATTTCTTTTCAGTCAGTCTGCGCTCACCAATTTATGGCGGATttcaatttgtgtgtgtgtgtgtgtggggacAGGCTTTCCACGACCGCTCACATAAGTATGCTCTACAAAttggcgcacacacacacatacgagCGGAAGTCCTGGAAAAGGAAGTTGAGGGAGGgaagaagaaagaaaaacatgtGAAGTTTTCGTTTGTAGCTGACATTTATTGCGCACATGGCACTTGCCATTGATTTTTTATGCGCTTTTGAAGAAGTTCGAGGCACTCGGAGGCCCAAATAAGTGTGCTacagtttttcaatttccattcaattgttgttgttgtggctccGATTATCAGTTGTGTGACATACTTTAGTTTATGGTGTCGCATATGGGCCCGCCACTAATGTTGTGCTCTGCTGCCAAGTGCCTTTTAATACGGTTAACGTTCGGCCGGAAAACTAATAaaagtttgttttttcttCGCCGCTCGGGGATGgcaatttcgatttcgatgaAGCGAGAACACGAACGCCATTGACAGGCCAAAGTAAATAGGATTTACAAAGTTGAATGTTGTATACCCCGCCCCGGCAGCAGTAGTTGCCTATGAATTTCCCATTATATTTCACTGACATTTCAAAATTGTCTTCTCATCCAAGTTTGTGGCGCCCGGAAAGTGGAACGGGGATTTAGCAGAAGTTAGCACGCATATATTGAGTTTTCCTCTGAGCAAACGATTGTAATCGAGGAAGTGGACTTGAACGAAAAACATCCTGTAGTTTATTAATTTAGTTTTCCTAAGTCCCAATTTTCCAAAGCCGTTCCTTGTTTCTCAGTTTTCAGCTTGCAAAAGTCCGAATTTCATTTACATTTCATAggcttttaatttaaattatttcttttacCCAGTTCTATCAGAtgaaatataacatttttgaatttctgtGATGAATTTACTTGTGGAGAGTAAATGAATTCATTCATAATTAAACCTTTAGCTCATATTCTGTGATATTTCTTTACCGCTAACTTAAGTAATCGCCTTTCAGGAGCTTAGAACGTATTCTCATCATTCTCAATCCagccaatttgcattttcctcgCTTTTGGTGTCTCGCTCAACTAATACAAATGTATGGGCTTGTGGCACAGACACGAACGCGAAAGGCGCATGGAAATCAACTGGGGGCAGTCATTATGGCGGCTTTCACTTTCGCTAATGTGTTATGAGAGGCAGCAGAGAAAGTAGAAGACGCAGCCAGCCATTTTCCGAGGGCGCAGTTCTATGCTCGGAGGCGTGGAGAAGTGGAAAAGCGGGCTGAGTGCCAGTTAGAGTGTGTTTAAGCAAATAGGTCGGCACACACAGTCACATTGCCACACCACACTGACacactgacacacacacacacagtcgcaCTTTAACGCGCCGCAGCTTACATTGTAATCTGTAGAACGGAAAAACCACAAGAAGTAAAAGAAAAGTCGCACATCGAGGCGCTGAACACTCAAACACCCTTTCATTCTAAAAAGTTTGGTAAACTAAAAAAACGTAAGTGTTTCCTGCTGGTAAGTCTTTGAATTTGAAACCCACCGagaattgaattaaaaagttttccatcatttaataaatatgttCTTTTGATTGATAAATGTTCTTATAGAAAGGCAgccaaatatttcattaactgtctatttgttttaaatttagaatttagTATATTTCTAAACAAAGTTACTCTAGCCCAATTAATACTCTTTTTGCAAACTGAGAGTCTTGAATAATATTATACAGTGAGAGCGCAAAACAAATTACTTCAGTTAAGTCAAAAAAtgttagttttatttttctatataAGCCTTTCTTAATATGGAGGAGCTAAATAGAAGCGAGTAAACGATGGGTTCCACTTCTGCCATTGAGTCCCAAATTTTGGGGATGCCACTTTCGGAGGGTCCACTGTACTCGGCGTTTTGAGTGTGCATTGCAAAAGTCAAAGCAGGAATTAAACTCAAGCTTAAGGCAAGGCatatgaaattttttttggggagGGGGATGGGTGGCCGGGTCCCAAAGAAGCTGCAACTTCGCATCCGGTGGGGATAAAAGTCACATGGACAGGCcccaactcacacacacacacacacacatttgtaTTTAATCAGATGCGCATACATATGCCCGCATTTGAGTGcgtgtatgggtgtgtgtaAGTAAATTTTTGTCGTATTTACACTTATTTCATTTTGCCCAACGCTTTGTTTACTATTTGCCTTTGGTGCGTGGAAAGGGGAGCAGCAcatcttttcctttttcctgtGACGTAAAATTTGTGTTTTCTCTGCCGGCGCTGAGGCGCTTTTCTTTGGCGCCACGGAGCGTATGAGTGATTAAAAGTTTTAGCATTAAGCAAATTGCGCCTAAGCCTGGTCTTTGCCGGCTTTCTTCcccatatatatacatatgtatatatgtgtatatatttctttttcgTAATGCCTCTGGTGGCGAATCCGTGTCGATGTTATGCTAATTATATCACGCCTCAATAAACAGCTGACAGGGAAACGTGCCGGGCCAATCATCAGAGATTTGACTTCGCCAATCTGGCGTATTATTTCTGGTTTCCGGATGCCTTTGGCTACGATTTGGCCCATTTGAAGTTGCTCACTGCCGCTCCGCCAATTATTATGCAACAAACAAATCTCATTTTTCCATTCGGCAGCTGTCGACTACAAGTTTAGCTAGCTGATAATACTTGGCCAGCCCGAAAAGTTTTAAAACGATAAAAGTTTTGTGCGAACCAACATCTTGAGATTTGGCCACGTGATTTACGTGATTGAACTTTAACTCCAGCCCGATTGACTACAACAGCTGCCCTCGAACATTTATCACACAATTCAATTGGATTGCTCCTTAATAGCTGGGTGCTTATTAGTTCTGATCAAATGGAGATGCTCAGAAATATTTATTgacttaaagaaaattttgTATCTTAAAAGCAAGGAGCTCTACATTCAGCAGGAGCtacgaaaatatatattatcgAATTTATTACCCCCGGGTATATGAACAATTTAGCTATAATTTACTCGCTCCGACATGCATATGGTAATAGCATGCCAATCACAAAGCAGAACTACTAACTTTTATCTGATGTGTCATATGTGAGCTTGCTGATGATTCAGGGACAGGCATTCAAGTGGATAATTACATGTAATAATTGTTTCGCACACACGAGAACGTTGATGATTCGATGTCCCCAAGGAAGATAAGCAAAGGAAGCCACGCACACTGTCGCACAgcccataaataataattaaatgcgTGACTAATTACTTGCGTAATACGGCTATTATTAGTGCAGGAACGCTGGAAAGCCACAGAATGAGTAGAAAACTGACAAAAGAAGGAATAACCATTAGGCACTAGATGCTAGACACGCCCACATtcgcagacagacagacagacagacagacaggcaGGCAGGCGGGGTCATAATGAGCTGGCAATATGTCGTGTTATCACCAGCAAAAAAGGAGTTGAAATTCCACTCCTGAAGGCGCTGAGTGTCCTGAACGCGTTGAATGTGTTGCCTTGACGATGATTAAGTTGACATCGACTGTCGACTTTGCTTTGCTTTCCTTCGGGCTGGTTTGCTGCACTGGAGTATGCCAAATCGCAGATGGGCGCACAAACAACATGTGTCCTGTTCACCTCGAGGCCTCTAATGAGCCttgatttatttcatttcccCGTGCCAAAGACACAAGGCAGCTTATTGAGCGGATCCTCGATGGCAATTCGGGTTGCCGGTGGCATGTGTGAGTGCAACAATTTTGCTTACTTAACATCAGTGTGTCTAATGGAGGGAAGCATAATTCCttaattatgttaatttaaGCGCACTCTCAGTGTTTCAGCTATTTTTGGCTTGCTTGGTGAAAGTGGGTATGCCACACAATTTACTGATAGCATTTTAATGCCATAATAGACTGAATACTCAAATAACAAGAGACACCCGCCTCCTGATCAAGAAAGTATCTAGTATCTAGTATTTAGTGCactaataacaataaaatctTAAGTAATTTTAATCTTAAATGCACTTTATAAACTTTTTACTTTGGGTTTTACCTCagttttcttatattttatttcatattatttcAACACAAAACCTGAAAATCTTTCTCGCAGCAAACACCACTTGTAGCttagttttttcttttgctacTTACGCAGAGTATGAAAATAAGTTAGTAGTAGAATTCACAagaattttaagttttattggCCCGTTATgctgcttttcatttttccccGAATGGCATTTGCCAATATTCGCAATCTCTGTTTATTTGTCCTAAGCGCCATTCGATGCTAtcgttttattttctgattCTGTTTACACTGACTGGCTGGCTTGAATTTCACGTGGCCATAtccattttatttacttttcactGTAGCAGCTTGAGCATGAAGCTCGTTTACGGTAGCTTTTCCaaacttttgtttgccattcaaCTTGCTACCCGAtgcgaaaaatcaaaattcaacCAGATAAATATGTTCCTCAAGTGTGCCCAATTTGATTCTGATTTATAGCTTGACTTTCTCATTCGTTTGTTTATATTCCCCGCGAGCTGACaaatgtgatttttttttttttttgacaaattcCTGGAAGCATCAAACAAATTGGTAAGTAAAGCTGAGTTAAGAGACAATTACAATTGTTTTTTCATTGCAGGGTATTTTGTATTCCCAGAAAAGATATCCTTGCTTTTGTAGGGTAAAGTGGTATTATAGAAAATAAGTTTTTCATACTAAGTTTACGGCGTAGTGAGTTTTACTGATGCTTAGACTAAAACGAATAAAAGGGATATAAACAGTTAAAGACTCATATTATAAAGTCATTTATAAGTTGCAACATCATTtgatttgtatatttattggCAAAACTTTGCTGCTCGTGCTCTGAGTTGGACTTAACATTTAATtacctttttttgttttagcttACTAACCGAAATCTTAATGTTTGATTTGCCAAACACTTTCCAGCTGAATAATCGCTTCTGTTTTGATTACGTGTCGAAACGCTAAACTTCTAACGCAGCTTGCGGGGGAAATTCAGGGGGTCGGTGCGACATCGATGAGTggcaacgaaaataaacaagtaAGCCCCACATAGGAAGCCTCAGGGAAAGGGCTTCGTACTGGTACTGGTACATGTTCATAATATGAGCGAAGCGAATCAACTCACACCATCCATaatgtaaacaaattgcagGCGAGCCCGAAGCTCCAACATCGAAGACAGTTTACCCCAGACCAGCGACGAATCCGTATGCCAAATTGAAATCACAGCCATGGATGGTCTACAATATGCGGTCGAGTTTGCCCACGATGATAACCTACTGGGTGGTAGCCCATCGAATGTGGTAGGTTCAGATCCGATTAACGATGTTAGTAGCTAATTGGTCGACTTCTCGCCCACAGTCTCAACTCTCGGAATTTCTGGCCATGCTCACCCTTAAGTCAGCCGAGGAACGCAATGATGACGGCCAAAACCGTCATGACAAGCTCTTACAATTCAAACGGGAAGCCGATTTGCTGGCAACCAAATTTGATTCGCCCGATTATTACACCCAAAAGGAGGAATTAATCTTCAAGGTCGTGTGTGAATTGCGGGGCATTGACCACGAGAAGTGGCTCCTGGATGAAATGGGACTCATGGATGAAGATGCATTTGGTGATTTTCTGCAGGATGCGTTTGTTGGCAATGGAGATTGAGTAACAGCTTCTTGTTTTTAAGCTCTGATTCATTGTAAGAAACATTTACCTTTTGGAATCTATTAACTAACAACCAAGAAATAAatcttgaaatgaaatcagCACATCACCTAGctgtcagccagtcagtctTGCTTTAATCCTCTGCTTTTCCTTAAGCCAACAGCTCAGCCCCAGGTGCCGCAAAAATTGTCCTGGTTTAGTCAACAATTAATGTTTATCTGCCAAGGCATTTTAATTTTGGGCTATTGCTCCAATCGCCCCCACCCACCTCCTCGCCATCGTTAGTTAGTTAACCCAAAGCCAAGTGAGTAAGACAAGAGGGGATTTCGATGTGATTGTGCATGCGGGCTGGGTTGCCTACCATACCTTTTTGGCCCGATATTAATTTAAACTAATGCCACAAGACA
The sequence above is a segment of the Drosophila melanogaster chromosome 2L genome. Coding sequences within it:
- the CG14072 gene encoding uncharacterized protein, isoform C, translating into MDGLQYAVEFAHDDNLLGGSPSNVSQLSEFLAMLTLKSAEERNDDGQNRHDKLLQFKREADLLATKFDSPDYYTQKEELIFKVVCELRGIDHEKWLLDEMGLMDEDAFGDFLQDAFVGNGD